A single region of the Kwoniella shivajii chromosome 10, complete sequence genome encodes:
- a CDS encoding T-complex protein 1, zeta subunit: MSSSIELINPRAESIRRTQALQVNTAGAVGLANVVKSNLGPRGTIKMLVDGSGQIKMTKDGKVLLSEMQIQNPTAAMIARTAVAQDEQVGDGTTSVVLLVGELLKQADRYIQEGVHPRVLGEGFDMAKKEALKFLDSFKQTPTLDRSNLISVAHTSLATKLHSRLATKLASDVVDAVLAIQPPKESDGSRDPIDLHMIEVMKMQHKTDTDTTLIRGLVMDHGARHPDMPKRVENAYILSMNVSLEYEKTEVNSGFFYSSADQREKLVESERRFVDSKLKKIVEFKNAVCDVAVGSDEKPKNFVLINQKGIDPMSLDVLAKNGIFALRRAKRRNMERLQFACGGIAQNSIEDLTPDVLGWAGLVYEHTLGEEKYTFVEDVKEPKSVTMLVKGPNAHTMTQIQDALRDGFRSVKNAIEDNSLIPGAGAFEIACSAHLQTALKATAKGRTKLGVLAFAEAMLVIPKTLASNGGFDVQDSIVSLQQEQDETDDPVGLDLKSGEPMNPVLEGIWDNYRVKRQMLHGAATIAVNLLNVDEVLRAGRSSLKPEGPGP; encoded by the exons ATGTCAAGTAGTATCGAGCTCATCAATCCCCGTGCGGAGAGTATAAGGAGGACTCAAGCATTACAAGTGAACACT GCAGGTGCAGTGGGTCTTGCAAATGTagtcaaatcaaatcttg GTCCCAGAGGTACTATCAAGATGCTTGTCGACGGATCTGGTCAGATCAAAATGACAAAA GATGGAAAAGTGCTATTATCCGAAATGCAAATTCaa AACCCAACAGCAGCGATGATTGCCCGAACAGCCGTTGCTCAAGATGAACAAGTTGGAGATGGAACTACATCAGTCGTTTTACTCGTTGGTGAATTATTGAAACAAGCAGATAGATATATCCAAGAAGGTGTACATCCTCGTGTATTAGGTGAAGGATTTGACATGGCCAAGAAGGAGGCTTTGAAG TTCCTTGATTCATTCAAACAAACACCTACGTTAGATCGATCAAACCTCATCTCGGTCGCACACACTTCATTAGCCACTAAATTACATTCAAGACTAGCCACTAAATTAGCTTCTGATGTAGTCGACGCTGTGCTGGCTATTCAACCTCCAAAAGAATCAGATGGGTCAAGAGATCCAATCGATCTCCATATGATCGAAGTCATGAAAATGCAACATAAAACAGATACAGATACCACTTTGATTAGAGGTTTGGTAATGGATCATGGTGCAAGACACCCTGATATGCCTAAGAGAGTTGAAAATGCTTATATTTTAAGTATGAACGTTTCGTTGGAATATGAAAAAAC CGAGGTCAACTCCGGTTTCTTCTACTCTTCAGCagatcaaagagagaaattAGTAGAATCCGAAAGAAGATTTGTAGATTcaaaattgaagaaaatcgTAGAATTCAAAAATGCCGTTTGTGACGTAGCTgttggatcagatgaaaaACCTAAGAATTTCGTactcatcaatcaaaaagGTATCGACCCAATGTCATTAGATGTTTTGGCTAAGAATGGTATTTTCGCTTTGAGACGTGCAAAGAGAAGGAACATGGAGAG ATTACAATTCGCTTGTGGTGGTATCGCCCAAAATTCGATTGAAGACCTCACTCCCGACGTTCTCGGTTGGGCTGGATTAGTCTATGAACATACCTtaggagaagagaagtaCACTTTCGTTGAGGACGTCAAAGAACCCAAGAGTGTTACCATGCttgtcaaag GCCCTAACGCACATACGATGACCCAAATCCAAGATGCCCTTCGAGATGGATTCCGATCAGTTAAGAATGCCATTGAAGACAATTCCTTGATTCCAGGTGCAGGAGCATTTGAAATTGCTTGTTCAGCGCACCTACAAACTGCACTCAAAGCGACtgcaaaaggaagaacaaagtTAGGTGTATTGGCATTCGCGGAAGCCATGTTGGTCATACCTAAAACATTAGCATCAAATGGTGGATTCGATGTACAAGATTCGATCGTCAGTTTACAACaggaacaagatgaaacGGATGACCCTGTCGGTCTCGATTTGAAGTCTGGTGAACCTATGAACCCTGTTTTGGAAGGTATTTGGGATAATTATAGAGTCAAAAGACAAATGTTACATGGAGC CGCTACTATCGCAGTCAATCTTTTGAACGTAGATGAGGTTCTTAGAGCAGGTAGATCATC ATTGAAACCTGAAGGTCCTGGtccatga
- a CDS encoding urate oxidase, which translates to MSELGYLSAARYGKQLVKVARVVREGDQHFIVEYVIKALLEGDIETSYTKADNTVVVATDSIKNTCNIFAKTSPHVLNAPIFALHLALHFVTKYDHIKKAFIDIEQLKWSRIEVNGKPHKWSFVRDGDEKSLVECVADATNGPENVTADLKVGMKDLLVLKTSGSAFENFYRDEFTTLAEVSDRIFSTSVSIQSVISLPPNIPLTIDNLPEIAKELDFPKVLPQITKDVLETFAEDESASVQATMYVTMQNILKSCSAVKEVSMQLPNKHYIPINLSAFKLDNGLGREGGAEVFHPAADPSGFITATVTRK; encoded by the exons ATGTCTGAACTTGGTTATTTATCTGCTGCACGATATG GCAAACAACTCGTGAAAGTTGCTAGAGTAGtcagagaaggtgatcaacATTTCATCGTTGAATACGTTATCAAAG CTCTTCTGGAAGGCGATATCGAAACCTCATATACTAAAGCAGATAACACCGTCGTAGTAGCTACAGACAGTA TCAAAAACACATGTAACA TCTTCGCTAAAACTTCTCCTCATGTTTTGAACGCACCGATCTTTGCTTTGCATTTGGCATTGCATTTCGTTACTAAATATGATCATATCAAAAAGGCTTTTATCGATATTGAACAACTTAAATGGTCGAgaattgag GTGAATGGAAAACCACACAAATGGTCTTTCGTTCgtgatggagatgaaaaaTCATTAGTGGAATGTGTGGCAGATGCAACAAACGGTCCTGAGAACGTTACTGCAGATTTGAAAGTTGGTATGAAAGATCTACTGG TTCTCAAAACTAGTGGTTCTGCTTTCGAGAATTTCTACAGGGATGAATTCACTACGCTTGCTG AGGTATCCGATCGAATTTTCTCCACATCAGTTTCAATCCAATCAGTCATTTCCCTCCCACCCAATATCCCACTCACTATTGACAATCTGCCCGAGATCGCAAAAGAACTTGATTTCCCCAAAGTACTTCCTCAAATCACAAAAGACGTCTTGGAGACTtttgcagaagatgaaagtgcAAGTGTACAG GCCACCATGTACGTCACGATGCAAAATATTCTCAAATCCTGTTCTGCTGTTAAGGAAGTATCAATGCAACTTCCCAACAAACATTATAT CCCAATCAACCTTTCCGCTTTCAAACTTGATAATGGATTAGGACGGGAAGGTGGTGCAGAAGTATTCCACCCCGCTGCTGATCCAAGTGGTTTCATCACTGCTACCGTTACGAGGAAGTAG